From Nostoc sp. 'Lobaria pulmonaria (5183) cyanobiont', the proteins below share one genomic window:
- a CDS encoding Rpn family recombination-promoting nuclease/putative transposase encodes MSATLYLPRVGGVGTMIDHDRLFKELISTFFVEFLDLFLPQVASQIERDSIQFLPQDVFTDVTSGEKKEIDLLAQVRYQQQKTYFLIHVENQSYTESEFAKRMFKYFARLHEKYDLPIYPVVIFSFDEPKRAESQNYRVTFGELKVLEFQFAAIQLNRLSWRDFLTQPNPVAAALMAKMNIAVSERPQVKAECLRLLTTLRLDPARMQLISGFVDTYLRLDDTEKQVFQAVISRMGLDEREEVMQIVTSWQQEGVEIERRETISTLLKVRFGNLDSELEAIIPQLMQLSKEEYLGLLLQADREELLSRFQR; translated from the coding sequence ATGTCAGCTACGCTATATCTGCCCCGTGTTGGAGGAGTTGGTACAATGATTGACCATGACAGGCTTTTCAAAGAATTAATATCTACATTTTTTGTTGAATTTCTCGATTTATTCCTGCCTCAAGTAGCCAGCCAAATAGAACGCGATTCTATCCAGTTTTTACCCCAAGATGTATTTACTGATGTCACATCTGGCGAAAAGAAAGAAATTGATTTACTGGCGCAGGTGCGTTATCAGCAACAAAAAACTTATTTTTTAATTCACGTTGAAAATCAGTCTTATACTGAGTCAGAATTTGCCAAGCGGATGTTTAAGTATTTTGCACGCTTGCATGAAAAATATGATTTACCAATTTATCCAGTTGTAATTTTCTCCTTCGATGAACCAAAACGTGCTGAATCCCAAAATTATCGTGTCACGTTCGGCGAGTTAAAGGTGCTGGAATTTCAGTTTGCAGCAATTCAATTAAATCGTCTGAGTTGGCGGGATTTTCTAACGCAGCCAAATCCGGTGGCAGCGGCGTTGATGGCGAAGATGAATATTGCGGTGTCAGAACGTCCGCAGGTGAAGGCGGAATGTTTGCGGTTACTGACAACTTTAAGGTTAGATCCAGCACGAATGCAATTAATTTCGGGGTTTGTTGATACTTATTTGCGGCTTGATGATACTGAGAAGCAGGTTTTTCAAGCGGTGATTAGTAGAATGGGACTAGATGAACGGGAGGAAGTTATGCAGATTGTAACAAGTTGGCAACAAGAAGGTGTGGAAATCGAAAGAAGGGAAACAATTTCGACGCTTTTAAAAGTACGTTTTGGAAATTTAGATAGTGAGTTAGAAGCAATTATTCCTCAGTTAATGCAGTTATCTAAGGAAGAATATCTTGGCTTACTTTTACAGGCTGATCGTGAAGAATTATTATCGCGGTTTCAAAGGTAA
- a CDS encoding ParB/RepB/Spo0J family partition protein, with product MTRRKLKDNIANNEELNFVFGQATTQEIVQIAEIAQEQIIPHSAIVCTFTFIPDGKPVRHYYDLEDLQQWALNDIQPNGIRSPLWVRPHPTQSEKYELVAGLRRLKAAAILKLEQIPVKVFDWDDHTAFYAAISENTNRRDFSALEELDNTLRVLEIQLGYETEQVVSFLYRMNNATKNTVNQNVLVSQEAELVQQVFNSFGRITWQSFVATRLPLFKKPVEILNAIRQGKIHYTKGILIASVKDKDSRQKVLEEAINNFLSLSEIKQRVKALNGSKKALSESEPVSLKQRLTNTIEVAKKNKMLWSDPKKTQQLENLLSQLEAIVKN from the coding sequence ATGACTCGACGAAAACTCAAGGATAATATTGCTAACAATGAAGAACTGAATTTTGTCTTTGGACAAGCCACTACTCAGGAAATTGTACAAATAGCGGAAATAGCTCAAGAACAAATCATTCCGCACAGCGCAATTGTTTGTACATTCACATTTATTCCAGATGGCAAACCAGTTCGGCATTACTATGATTTAGAAGATCTACAACAATGGGCGCTAAATGATATTCAACCCAATGGAATTCGTTCTCCTCTATGGGTACGCCCCCATCCCACTCAATCTGAAAAATATGAGTTGGTTGCAGGACTTCGGCGATTAAAAGCAGCAGCGATACTAAAATTGGAACAGATACCAGTCAAGGTTTTTGATTGGGATGATCATACAGCTTTTTATGCTGCGATATCAGAAAATACAAATCGTCGTGACTTCAGTGCTTTAGAGGAATTAGACAACACCTTGCGAGTGCTTGAAATTCAACTGGGCTATGAAACTGAGCAAGTTGTTAGTTTTCTTTACCGAATGAACAACGCAACAAAAAATACTGTTAACCAAAACGTTTTGGTTAGTCAAGAAGCTGAACTTGTTCAACAGGTATTTAATTCATTCGGGCGAATTACTTGGCAATCATTCGTTGCAACTCGACTTCCCTTATTTAAAAAACCAGTAGAGATATTGAATGCTATTCGTCAAGGTAAAATTCATTACACTAAAGGAATTCTGATTGCTAGTGTCAAAGACAAAGATAGCAGGCAAAAAGTTTTAGAAGAAGCTATCAATAATTTCCTTAGCCTTTCTGAAATCAAGCAACGAGTTAAAGCATTGAATGGTAGTAAAAAAGCACTGTCCGAGTCCGAACCTGTAAGCCTGAAACAACGCTTAACTAACACGATTGAGGTGGCAAAGAAAAACAAGATGCTTTGGAGTGATCCGAAAAAAACTCAACAGCTAGAAAATCTGCTTAGTCAGCTTGAAGCGATTGTCAAAAATTGA
- a CDS encoding type II toxin-antitoxin system antitoxin SocA domain-containing protein produces the protein MLDKLIKYFVYATKGYITKTQLIKFLYLADLYSVKWTGKQLTDLDWCYYQFGPWNEGIDAALNEMNGKEIIQESQYNATYIRPVNQAAQADDLDIPLSIKFVLDNIRREWAGSDKLNQLLEYVYSTAPMLEAKNTHRPEEKARLNLQAEREKLVSELGL, from the coding sequence ATGTTGGATAAACTAATAAAATATTTTGTCTACGCGACAAAAGGGTATATTACAAAAACACAACTGATCAAGTTTTTGTATTTAGCTGATCTTTACTCTGTTAAGTGGACAGGAAAGCAGCTGACTGATCTAGATTGGTGTTATTATCAATTTGGCCCTTGGAATGAGGGTATAGATGCTGCTTTAAATGAAATGAATGGGAAAGAGATTATTCAAGAGTCTCAGTATAATGCAACATATATTAGACCTGTGAATCAAGCTGCTCAGGCAGATGATTTGGACATACCTCTCAGTATTAAGTTTGTACTGGATAATATTCGGAGAGAGTGGGCTGGCTCAGATAAACTGAATCAGTTACTAGAGTATGTATATAGCACTGCTCCAATGCTGGAAGCAAAAAATACCCATAGACCAGAAGAAAAAGCTAGACTTAACCTACAAGCAGAAAGAGAAAAATTAGTCAGTGAATTAGGATTGTAA
- a CDS encoding DEAD/DEAH box helicase — MRILHGTWIPNEETDFIQSGSFYLWVETQLSQKSHTNSQKIHPGHLVKSELIAFLVQELGIKEHNTQFVQRISPKYFALPTTNNQPLPSPELTKYLEIELTDSYEELQYWQVDCYETVVSTKNVTALNIIKLLKDIHFLAIYNAEKFQIGSDLLFWYHYTQSFKQVILKDQFIPALKYRQLSSENPKKKGKSKTDKAAFEIYATWEIISEQYEANILKYIDYMPLICVAGKATVSYPIEFFDRETLLRHFSEYVLDDLVTHTPSTAAFDKQIADSLIESCFYPSQHNPLTTNTALKEYQQWLVWKTKITRTQADSPFHLCFQLHSPDNEQIDNWQIQFLVASKQDPSFKLALADYWTMNQFSKTAVHKDFGKNFETNLLLNLGYAARMYPKLWLGLETASPIAMQLSLDEAFDFLTESAWVLEDSGFKVIVPAWYTPTGRRRAKIRLKASGSKLAATKGETKSYFGLDSLVEYQYELAIGEQTVTPIEWEQLINAKTPLVHFRGQWMELDRDKMQQLLEFWQSHGEEQPKMTLLEFLQRSAELGSEWEIEHDEALSEMIAKLQDKSRLEPISELDNLQGTLREYQKRGVSWLQYLENLGLNGCLADDMGLGKSVQVIARLVQEKELHEALKVGEKITSLSTLPTLLIAPTSVVGNWQKEIAKFAPHLKTMVHHGSTRLQNLADFKAACQQNDVIISSFTLVRKDEKLLSSIEWQRLVLDEAQNIKNPKAAQTKAILKLRAKHRLALTGTPVENRLLDLWSIFNFLNPGYLGKEAQFRKIFEIPIQKDNDRVKSATLKKLVEPLILRRLKTDQSIINDLPDKVEQKLYTNLTKEQASLYEVVVLDVEKQLQSAEGIQRKGLILSTLMKLKQICNHPAQFLQDGSEFSPSITTQTDQEKAHRKVLTL, encoded by the coding sequence ATGAGAATACTTCATGGCACCTGGATACCAAACGAGGAAACTGACTTTATTCAGTCAGGGTCTTTTTACTTGTGGGTAGAAACTCAATTATCCCAAAAAAGTCACACCAATAGTCAAAAAATTCATCCTGGACATTTGGTTAAATCCGAATTAATCGCCTTTTTAGTACAGGAATTGGGAATTAAAGAACACAATACTCAATTTGTCCAACGCATATCTCCTAAATACTTTGCCTTACCAACCACCAATAATCAGCCCCTACCTTCACCAGAATTAACCAAGTATTTAGAAATCGAGTTGACTGACAGCTATGAAGAATTGCAATACTGGCAGGTAGATTGTTATGAAACAGTAGTATCTACAAAAAATGTCACAGCACTTAATATTATCAAACTACTTAAAGATATCCATTTTTTAGCAATATATAATGCGGAGAAGTTTCAAATTGGTTCAGATTTATTATTTTGGTATCATTACACTCAAAGTTTTAAACAAGTAATCCTCAAAGACCAATTTATTCCCGCACTAAAATATCGACAGTTATCATCGGAAAATCCGAAGAAAAAAGGCAAAAGCAAGACTGATAAAGCAGCATTTGAAATTTATGCCACCTGGGAAATTATTTCCGAACAATATGAAGCAAATATTCTTAAATATATTGACTATATGCCACTAATATGTGTGGCAGGTAAAGCAACAGTTAGTTATCCTATTGAGTTTTTTGATCGAGAAACACTATTGCGTCACTTTTCCGAATATGTACTTGATGATTTAGTGACTCACACTCCATCTACAGCCGCTTTTGACAAACAAATTGCTGATTCTCTAATTGAATCTTGCTTTTATCCTAGTCAGCATAATCCACTAACAACAAATACTGCCCTCAAGGAATATCAGCAATGGTTGGTGTGGAAAACTAAAATTACCCGCACTCAAGCTGATTCACCTTTTCATCTATGCTTCCAGTTACATTCTCCTGATAATGAACAAATAGACAATTGGCAAATTCAATTTCTAGTAGCCAGTAAACAAGATCCATCCTTCAAGTTAGCGTTAGCAGACTACTGGACAATGAATCAATTTTCCAAAACTGCTGTACATAAAGATTTTGGTAAAAATTTTGAAACAAATTTACTGCTGAATCTGGGTTATGCCGCCAGGATGTATCCCAAACTATGGCTTGGGTTGGAAACAGCGAGTCCAATCGCAATGCAACTTAGCTTAGATGAAGCATTTGACTTCCTGACTGAAAGTGCTTGGGTGTTAGAAGACTCAGGATTCAAAGTAATTGTACCTGCTTGGTATACTCCCACTGGTCGTCGTCGCGCCAAAATTCGTCTCAAAGCATCGGGTAGCAAACTTGCTGCAACGAAAGGGGAAACAAAAAGCTATTTTGGCTTAGACTCACTGGTGGAGTATCAGTATGAGTTGGCAATTGGGGAGCAAACTGTCACACCTATTGAATGGGAACAACTGATTAATGCTAAAACTCCCCTAGTGCATTTTCGCGGTCAATGGATGGAATTAGACCGGGATAAAATGCAGCAGTTACTCGAATTTTGGCAGTCCCACGGTGAAGAACAACCCAAGATGACCTTACTGGAGTTTCTACAACGCAGTGCTGAATTGGGATCAGAATGGGAAATTGAACATGACGAAGCTTTGTCAGAGATGATAGCAAAGCTACAAGATAAAAGTCGCCTAGAACCAATTTCTGAACTTGATAATCTGCAAGGCACACTCCGAGAATATCAAAAGCGTGGTGTTTCCTGGCTACAATATCTGGAAAATTTGGGATTAAATGGCTGTTTGGCAGACGATATGGGTTTAGGTAAATCCGTGCAGGTGATTGCCCGATTAGTGCAAGAGAAGGAGTTACATGAAGCTCTGAAAGTAGGAGAAAAGATTACTTCTTTATCTACCCTGCCCACACTATTAATTGCCCCGACTTCTGTTGTCGGCAACTGGCAGAAAGAAATTGCCAAATTTGCACCTCATTTAAAAACTATGGTGCATCATGGTAGCACTAGGCTGCAAAATCTAGCTGATTTCAAAGCTGCTTGTCAACAAAACGATGTGATAATTAGCTCCTTTACTCTAGTTCGCAAAGATGAAAAGTTATTGAGCAGCATCGAGTGGCAACGTTTAGTACTGGATGAGGCACAAAATATTAAAAATCCAAAAGCTGCCCAAACTAAAGCTATTTTAAAATTAAGAGCTAAACACCGACTGGCATTGACAGGCACTCCTGTAGAGAACCGCTTACTGGATTTATGGTCAATTTTTAATTTTCTCAATCCTGGTTACTTGGGTAAAGAAGCCCAGTTTCGGAAAATCTTCGAGATTCCGATTCAAAAAGACAATGACCGCGTGAAATCTGCCACCTTGAAAAAACTGGTAGAACCTCTAATTCTGCGAAGGTTAAAAACTGACCAGTCTATTATTAATGATTTGCCAGATAAAGTGGAACAAAAACTCTACACCAACCTGACCAAAGAGCAAGCATCGCTTTATGAAGTGGTGGTACTAGATGTGGAAAAACAATTGCAATCAGCAGAGGGAATTCAACGCAAAGGATTGATTCTTTCAACCCTGATGAAATTGAAGCAGATTTGTAATCATCCAGCCCAATTTCTGCAAGATGGGAGCGAATTTTCACCATCAATCACTACTCAAACAGATCAAGAAAAAGCGCACAGAAAGGTATTGACGCTATGA
- a CDS encoding ParM/StbA family protein: MSNIHTLQKIFSAGFDNGYGSLKLLVEGFEVVRVPSYITNAEMEDVPGRVVFNGSAYTVGESAYRTGNYFDRNTDNNENKVNNALLTLLGALAHLPHRKAWHLKLVVSLHDVGLASELQKVLNGEYQPILAGKQSDVKVEVLKVVLEGMGALFGHPLPKKLTILDFGNGTTLYSRYNRGQREVHTAYPIGVEVLIDDISQKMKHLNGGKIGDASKIRFCLEMGHTRYSRDIDIKDIYSASLKDWYEKYLKKVVNLTLDAKHQGDEIWAIGGGCLLPGFKKLLEKNGFKILDNPVETNVFGLLEMAKAISSKNPASTSIK, encoded by the coding sequence ATGTCAAACATTCACACGTTGCAAAAAATTTTTTCTGCGGGTTTCGATAACGGTTACGGAAGCCTTAAACTTTTAGTCGAAGGGTTTGAAGTAGTTCGTGTCCCCAGCTATATAACTAATGCCGAGATGGAAGATGTTCCAGGGCGTGTAGTTTTTAACGGTAGTGCTTATACTGTTGGAGAGTCTGCTTACCGGACAGGGAATTATTTCGACCGGAATACCGATAATAATGAAAACAAAGTCAACAACGCATTATTGACTTTATTGGGTGCATTGGCACATCTCCCACACCGTAAGGCTTGGCACTTAAAATTAGTTGTCAGTTTACATGATGTTGGTCTGGCATCAGAACTACAAAAAGTACTCAATGGAGAATATCAGCCAATACTTGCTGGCAAACAATCTGACGTGAAAGTAGAAGTGCTGAAAGTTGTACTAGAGGGTATGGGTGCATTATTTGGGCATCCACTACCAAAAAAATTAACCATTTTAGACTTTGGCAATGGAACAACCCTGTATTCTCGTTATAACCGGGGTCAGCGAGAAGTTCACACTGCTTACCCCATCGGTGTAGAAGTTCTCATCGATGATATCTCACAAAAAATGAAACATTTAAATGGCGGAAAAATTGGGGATGCTTCCAAGATCCGATTTTGTCTGGAAATGGGGCATACCAGGTACAGCCGTGATATTGATATCAAAGATATATACAGTGCTTCTTTAAAAGATTGGTATGAAAAATACTTGAAGAAAGTGGTGAATCTTACATTGGATGCCAAGCACCAAGGGGATGAAATCTGGGCCATTGGTGGAGGCTGTCTGTTACCAGGATTTAAAAAGTTGTTAGAGAAGAACGGTTTCAAGATTCTCGACAATCCGGTGGAAACCAATGTCTTTGGGCTTTTAGAGATGGCAAAAGCCATTAGCAGCAAGAATCCAGCATCTACATCTATTAAGTGA
- a CDS encoding type II toxin-antitoxin system PemK/MazF family toxin, whose product MAGQRPRQGWIYSINPYRVSLRCKLGHVHIYNLDEPGEVECQTCTENINSSRVFRGIHPYIIWTSDQFQDESGYIATFCVIPLTSQGTFNGLPTTYPINSTSRNGLDKSSYALVHQICTVDANCFKDSSANWLDRIGQLDKPDKDAVEERLKYFLNIQENPSDDWFAQNASPEFLKKVFDYLPEETKSLVIEELIDNLGS is encoded by the coding sequence GTGGCTGGACAAAGACCTAGACAAGGTTGGATCTATTCCATAAATCCCTATAGGGTATCTCTTCGTTGCAAACTGGGTCATGTCCATATTTATAATTTAGATGAGCCAGGTGAAGTAGAATGTCAAACTTGCACTGAGAATATTAATTCAAGTAGGGTTTTCAGAGGGATACATCCTTATATCATCTGGACAAGCGATCAATTTCAAGATGAATCTGGATATATAGCAACGTTTTGCGTTATTCCCCTGACTTCCCAAGGAACATTTAACGGTTTACCAACCACATATCCAATTAACTCTACAAGTAGAAATGGTCTTGATAAAAGTTCATACGCTTTAGTTCATCAAATATGTACTGTTGATGCTAATTGCTTTAAAGATTCATCGGCCAATTGGTTAGATAGAATTGGACAATTAGATAAACCAGATAAAGACGCTGTAGAAGAACGGTTAAAGTATTTTTTGAATATTCAAGAAAATCCTAGTGATGACTGGTTTGCTCAAAATGCGTCTCCAGAATTTTTAAAAAAAGTCTTTGATTATTTACCCGAAGAAACCAAAAGTTTAGTTATAGAAGAATTAATAGACAATTTAGGTTCATAA
- a CDS encoding ISH3 family transposase — protein sequence MSVSSEELAITASETLDEVIECLVENFSIETQGGCDQQTLFEILIKAASSGDSIENTAKLLKNVPTANDIRYHLNKINNFEELEAQINQALKSRIPLGLKKGSLKIAIDLNLICYYGKPTSEESAYIYRSQAKAGTHSFYAYATLYVITKNKRVTLAIRGVRQSDTSVALITYLLAELDSLKINVKKLYLDRGFFNTPVIRWLQALDIPFLMPAIKTGKKGGIKQFLKGRKSYKTTYTITRDKDDSVTFDLWIICKYRKGKRNQRGVQYFVYVTHKVRTNLDYIYQDYRKRFGIETSYRLKNICRIRTNNKNPVLRLLFVGISFLLVNIWVNLLWLRISRKRKGSRLIYRILFALKQMLAFLSQAIEQKYQVVESIYIPSG from the coding sequence TTGAGCGTTTCATCAGAAGAACTGGCAATAACCGCCTCAGAAACCCTTGATGAGGTTATTGAGTGTTTAGTAGAAAATTTTTCCATTGAAACTCAGGGGGGATGTGACCAGCAAACTTTATTTGAAATTCTAATTAAGGCAGCTAGTAGTGGAGATAGTATTGAAAATACAGCCAAATTATTAAAGAACGTTCCCACAGCTAATGATATTAGATATCATCTCAATAAAATCAACAATTTTGAGGAATTAGAGGCGCAAATAAATCAAGCGCTGAAAAGTCGAATTCCTTTAGGATTGAAAAAAGGCTCTTTAAAAATAGCGATTGATTTAAATTTAATTTGTTATTATGGTAAGCCAACATCAGAGGAATCAGCATACATATATCGAAGTCAAGCCAAAGCTGGTACTCATTCATTTTACGCCTATGCAACTTTATATGTGATTACTAAGAATAAGCGTGTAACCCTTGCAATAAGGGGTGTTCGTCAATCAGATACTAGTGTCGCTCTGATTACTTATTTATTAGCAGAACTTGACTCTCTTAAAATAAATGTGAAGAAACTCTATTTAGATAGAGGTTTTTTTAATACTCCTGTAATCCGATGGTTACAGGCATTAGATATTCCCTTTCTTATGCCTGCCATCAAAACGGGAAAAAAGGGAGGAATAAAGCAATTTCTCAAGGGCAGGAAAAGTTATAAAACTACTTATACAATAACAAGAGATAAAGATGATTCAGTTACATTTGATTTATGGATTATTTGTAAGTATAGGAAGGGAAAGCGTAATCAGCGTGGAGTTCAATACTTTGTTTATGTCACTCACAAGGTAAGAACAAATTTAGATTATATTTATCAAGATTATCGAAAACGATTTGGGATTGAAACTAGTTATCGTCTGAAGAATATTTGTCGAATTAGAACAAATAATAAAAATCCAGTTTTGAGATTACTATTTGTGGGTATATCTTTTCTTTTAGTTAATATTTGGGTAAATCTACTTTGGCTCAGAATCAGTCGTAAAAGGAAAGGTAGCCGATTAATTTATCGCATACTTTTTGCGCTAAAACAGATGTTAGCCTTTTTATCTCAAGCTATTGAGCAGAAATATCAAGTCGTTGAAAGCATCTATATTCCATCAGGTTAA
- a CDS encoding strawberry notch C-terminal domain-containing protein: MRDALVDKLACLDPIPGALEQLLWHFGHKQIAEVTGRSKRVLKDESGRLFVDSRGSGANIAETAAFMQGDKQILIFSDAGATGRSYHADLNAANRRRRSHYLLEAGWRADNAIQGLGRSHRTNQASAPVFRPVTTNVIGERRFISTIARRLDSLGALTRGQRQTGGNGIFSNKDNLESNYAEYALYELFKQIFQGRFYEVPLGKFEQMTGLCLTSHEGGMKIDLPPLRQFLNRLLALRIDMQNIIFERFELLLSQQIEAAIANGVYEMGVETLRAERFAVESQEAVYTHAQTGSVTNYLKVERTQKNHIKTAIEMLEFATHYLGRLMINSKSGNAAVSIPTHSIYDADGGVVPRVLLIRPQKETRLPVQDLESSTWGQVSIDAFTAAWSTEVNELPKFTTDYLHLVTGILLPIWKILPQHSSRVFRLQTADGQKILGRVVNAHDIQTVREQLGLRNQVLCPEELVKLVLNQRYTQQLPGGITLRRSFVANEPRIELVNAISLAERLLAVGCFTEIINWQKRVFIPVSDKAPAILAAVIEILG, encoded by the coding sequence TTGAGAGATGCCTTAGTCGATAAGTTAGCATGTCTTGATCCAATCCCTGGTGCATTAGAACAATTGCTGTGGCATTTTGGTCACAAGCAAATTGCCGAAGTTACAGGTCGTAGCAAACGAGTTCTGAAAGATGAATCTGGACGTTTGTTCGTTGATTCACGGGGTAGTGGCGCGAATATTGCTGAAACTGCTGCATTCATGCAGGGTGACAAACAAATCCTCATCTTCAGTGACGCTGGTGCGACAGGCAGAAGTTATCATGCTGATCTAAATGCTGCGAATCGTCGGCGGCGATCGCATTATTTGTTAGAAGCCGGCTGGAGAGCAGACAATGCCATCCAAGGACTTGGGCGATCGCACCGCACCAACCAAGCATCAGCACCCGTGTTCAGACCTGTTACCACTAACGTCATCGGTGAACGCCGCTTTATCTCAACCATCGCTCGAAGGCTAGATAGCTTGGGCGCACTCACAAGGGGGCAAAGGCAAACCGGAGGTAACGGAATATTTTCAAACAAAGATAACCTTGAGTCAAACTACGCCGAATATGCACTGTATGAACTGTTCAAGCAGATATTCCAAGGTCGATTTTATGAAGTCCCTTTAGGAAAGTTTGAGCAAATGACTGGATTGTGCTTAACCTCTCATGAAGGCGGGATGAAAATCGACTTGCCCCCATTGCGGCAATTCCTTAATCGGCTGCTGGCTTTACGCATCGATATGCAAAACATCATTTTCGAGCGTTTTGAGTTGTTGCTAAGTCAACAGATTGAGGCAGCGATCGCTAATGGTGTCTATGAGATGGGTGTGGAAACTTTACGGGCTGAACGCTTTGCTGTTGAGAGCCAGGAAGCTGTGTACACTCATGCTCAAACTGGTAGCGTCACCAATTACTTGAAAGTGGAACGCACTCAGAAGAACCACATTAAAACTGCTATTGAGATGTTAGAGTTCGCCACTCATTATCTTGGAAGGCTCATGATCAACTCCAAGTCGGGTAATGCTGCTGTGTCAATTCCGACGCATAGCATCTACGACGCTGATGGTGGTGTTGTCCCAAGAGTTTTGCTGATTCGTCCACAGAAAGAAACTCGCCTACCAGTCCAAGACTTGGAATCTTCCACTTGGGGGCAAGTTTCTATTGATGCGTTTACTGCTGCTTGGTCTACTGAAGTAAACGAATTACCCAAGTTCACAACCGATTACCTGCATTTGGTAACTGGTATTCTATTGCCTATCTGGAAAATCCTGCCACAGCACAGTAGTCGAGTATTCCGACTACAAACTGCCGATGGACAAAAGATACTCGGTCGGGTGGTGAATGCTCACGACATTCAAACCGTGCGCGAACAACTCGGACTAAGAAATCAGGTGCTTTGTCCAGAAGAACTTGTGAAGCTGGTACTGAATCAGAGATATACACAGCAACTACCAGGAGGAATTACGCTGCGGCGGTCTTTCGTTGCTAATGAACCTCGCATAGAACTGGTTAATGCTATCTCACTGGCAGAGCGACTCTTAGCTGTGGGTTGCTTCACCGAGATCATCAACTGGCAAAAGCGGGTATTCATTCCGGTTTCAGACAAAGCCCCAGCTATTCTAGCGGCTGTGATTGAAATCTTGGGATAA
- a CDS encoding ParA family protein — translation MVKSKPTKTTTKSEKLPKILAFANQKGGAGKSTGAVHAVDWFTQMGHSTILVDADGQESSSSWLKDLNLPCKVIGDPEVLFDELPKLAEFYDVVIVDGPGNASEVTKAILIRSNLVLIPCRDSMIDLASTGKIVQFVRQAKEIRGGLPIAAIYLNAVKDNTILLREAREALQSGIIPLLNTTLPDRQCIKDAPGQGSTVFRMKGEAPKAAASAYVKILTEALKLFESES, via the coding sequence ATGGTAAAATCCAAGCCTACGAAGACTACGACCAAATCTGAAAAGCTTCCTAAAATTTTGGCATTTGCTAACCAGAAAGGTGGAGCAGGGAAATCAACAGGAGCAGTTCATGCTGTTGATTGGTTTACCCAGATGGGGCATTCCACTATTTTAGTTGATGCAGATGGGCAGGAAAGCTCATCAAGTTGGTTGAAGGATCTGAACTTACCTTGTAAGGTCATTGGTGATCCAGAGGTTTTATTTGACGAACTTCCAAAGTTAGCAGAGTTTTATGATGTTGTAATTGTTGATGGCCCAGGAAATGCAAGTGAGGTGACAAAAGCAATTTTGATCCGTTCTAATTTAGTACTTATTCCTTGCAGGGACTCCATGATCGATTTAGCAAGTACAGGCAAAATTGTACAATTTGTGCGTCAAGCAAAGGAAATTCGAGGAGGGCTACCGATAGCAGCGATTTATCTGAATGCAGTAAAAGACAACACTATTTTGTTACGAGAAGCTAGAGAAGCTTTGCAAAGCGGTATTATACCTTTGCTTAATACTACCCTTCCTGACCGTCAATGTATTAAGGATGCACCTGGACAAGGTAGTACAGTGTTTCGTATGAAGGGAGAAGCTCCTAAAGCGGCGGCAAGTGCTTACGTCAAAATCCTAACAGAAGCTTTGAAGTTATTTGAATCAGAATCATGA